ACAAATTTCACTACCGATACCGTAACTCATTTTCGATATATTATACCAAAATTCGGTATACCtaactttcaacatcaataaaaatagaatatttgcgtttagaatattatttactactatttttaacaatttaaaaaatatatataattatatttatatttcacaatagattttataatttataaatatataaaatactattatatggagtatataattatattatattttactgtatataccgaatttcggtatgttactgtatataaaaattcataccgttaccttaTTCCAAATTattggtattttttcggtacgataagaccGATATTTCGGTAATTCGGTATTTTTTTCCTAGCCCTAATTTGGATTAGGGTTTAGCTCCGTTCGCTACAAGTGAGAATACTTCTTTTTAGCAGGAGAattaaaatagtactattatttagtaAATTACGTTGatcgaaaataaaataaattatagaaGTGCAGAAATAATTAACATGAGAGAATAAATATACTCCTTTTTTGCTATAAAATGAATGACACACTTATGGTGTACGCAACTAAAAAAACCACTTGTAATAGGACAAAGGTAATTTAAACTGTTATACTACTTGATTTAAATTActtatgaaattttaattcattattaaaattatattttatgctttattgTCTCATGGATTCagttcattttttacttttttttctaaaatatttattccttacattattaaaacatgttacttttaaatttttaatttctttatttattctatattctatttgaattaaatttgtaatataattaattttaaaatttatactattaatattttaaaactaaaaaatactcccttcgtcccagtttaagagtcatgttttgccatttccgtccgtcccaatttaagagtcctatttagaatttaccatatttggacataaaatttaacctcattgttgatgaaatttacactcagatgtcattactttcataaaaataaaacaaaacaaaatcctaaacatacaaaaagttaaAATGGTCCCACTTTTCACTatctcacttcaattattacatactctactccatccgtcccagtttaggagtgcaatttagttagggtacgagttttaagaaattgttggagtgtgtaagagcatccccatcgcTGCTCGATggggcggatggcgtccgtgctgACGGCGCGACACACTCGTGTCCGCCACTGTGCTCGCACCGACGGCACGACGCTGCTTGAtatatcgagcacgtccgtgccgctgagcaggacGACATGACAGCATTCTATTGGCCAAAGGCAATGCCGTtggctttttctatttttttttaaaataaatataatttaaaaattgtttttaaattaaaaaaaaatattttcccacttcccaataaattatatccgttttctctccacttttactttatttttcatttttcctccaaaattcacatttttcatctataaataccctcatttccacacaaaaaatttcccgccacactatacaattctcatctaaattctctcatcaattctcaatcttttcactcttgcaaaaaaaatgtctggcatcggcgatcacccctccgacacCCGTGGATGGAACCATGAATGGTTCAACCCAACACCATTCCCTCATCCGGATACGGAATTCTTGGCCCtacctcaaacccaaggttctcaaattccgggtggctaccggccatccggtggacgagcaagatgccaccgatgggcgatacgggtggacaccatGTCAACCTACCATTCCATTCCATGCATTACAAACCATTCATGCACTGCGACGCTTGGTAACAGGTGCATAGaaatccgaagtataggggaggcttGTCATCCTcttccagcaaacggtcgaggtcgttaTCCCTATCCGACGGCGGCTCCGacgaggtggctagccagcttgccggagctaacttgggtagcctcGACGCCGGcacgagcagttcccaacgccggcccaAGGCATGAAGaaggcgacggccaaccgccgtcgcaccgagactccatccgcccccgcccccgctcccgctcccgctccctttgtgccacctcaaccccccaccaactcgttgtggacccttttggctcaactcaatttggctgataggtctcggatgactcccgaatatttgattcacatttggcaatgatacggggtctccgaaaAATATTGGGGATAGGGTCAGAGgactagtcttccacgggggtatttttaattatgtaatttttaatttgtaggattttaattatgtaatttttattttttaagattttaattatataatttttaatttttaggactttaattatgtaatttttaatttttaggattttaattatgttcttttttaatttttttttataatttgtaatagtattctgggtatttttaatgcattttaatattgtggaaatgtttttatttaaattaaataatagaatggtgagacccttgagcatgtccttgcgaaAGAGCATGAATATGAGTGTTatgctcttggggaagagcatggagtaaaacataaataaaagtgggtcccgGCCCACTTTcatgctcttgcctaagagcatggatgaggatgctctaataattgaagtgaggtagtggACGTACGGAAGGGATCACCTCCTACGTTATATACTACATTTGCTAATACACCTTATAAAGTCGACATGTGGAACCCATAATTATGGTagaatctattttcaatataacCTCAATATAAATCCACATGTCCACTTTACAGTGGCGTATTAGCAAATGTAGTATATAGTGAACGAGGTGATCCATTAGGACGtactataagagcatccacaatgggacgcccgatggcacgcccgatgcgtgccatcgtccgccctattgtgggtgcccgccatcgtccgcgccctacgcccacgcccgatgcatcgtccgcggttgaagcgcggacgatggcctatcgtccgcgccatcgtccgcgccattgtgggctcggcggacgatgggcgcTGACGATAGGCTATCGTCCGCATCATCGGGTGCCCCATTGGGGATCGGCGGATGATGCCAcgcgtttttgattttttttttctatttaaacctcagttctcattcacttgttcatacgaacatctcgcctctctcGTTTCGCtcctctctcacatttctacctatctcacataccaaaatgaaccacgacgatgaCACCACTAGTTCTAGCTCCTCGGAGTCGGGTAGTTCGCACTCGGAGACCTCGGcagccttagatgcagccgattaagaggccatggcggaatgcttactcgaactgcagcgcgaggaggcggcggcggcggagcagatccgcaggcatattcgacgtcggacgtgtgtccgacgcgaccacgcggcagctcaccaacgtctagttgaagactattttaccgatcaaccacggtggggaccgactgttttccgccggcggtttagaatgccgcgttacctatttctcagcattgttcggacgttgtcgtcacgtgatgaatacttcacgtatcgggaagacggcatcggcagacccggccttacaccgttgcaaaagagcacggctgcactccgtcagttggcctacggcaccatgACGAacattttcgacgagtacctccacatcggggAGACAACGGGCCGGGAGTgcttgaagagattttgtaggggagttgtggaggcctacgacgacacatatttgcgcaagccgactgccgcTGATTGCCTGGGCCTGATGAaaatgcacgagacggcgcacgactttcctgggatgctagggagcatcgactgtatgcactgggagtggaagaattgtccgaaggcgtggagaggccaattcactagtggatacaagggcaacCACCCGActttgatcctcgaagccgtcgctgaccatcgactttggatctggcatgcgtacttcggcgtagccgggttgaacaacgacatcaacgtcctcaactcctCCACCCTCTTCGCCGAGCAAtgcaacggcaacggcccggccatcgagttcactgccaacaggcgccgataccacatggggtactacttggccgatggcatatacccacggtggcctgtttttctgaagacgatcaactgcccaatgggtgagcagagggttttatttgcgcaaaagcaggaggcggcgcggatggatgtcgagcgggcatttggtgtgctccaagcatcgtgggcaattgtgaaagggccggctcgtctctggttcaaggaaagCATCGCCgacgtcatgtatgcgtgcattatCATACACAACATGATAATCAAGCATGAAGGTAGGAGCATCACCgagtggaacgatgatgacggtgcatctagctcgtccagcaaggtgaccgagccccccgctagaggattgGCGTCGGGCTTGGACGAGATTCtagctagacaggcctcaatgcgcaaccaacaagaccatgcgcaactcatgaacgacatgattgaagaagtgtgggcccgtaaccgccgtcgttgagtttgcgtatttttttaattcgtattgtaatgtattaatttttatatatgaaatgaagttttttcccaattttttattatttaaatattcaaataaaataaaatgcatagggcgctacttagggcgccccattgcaggtgggagggtaggaggataaaactgctgacgtggcgcgccttagggcgccccattgtggatgctctaaacttaacatacaaaattttatcaattaaatttaattatatttaataagaatgaaaattttataaattagagtactatttaaattaaatttataaagaaaaaaaattaatatgataaaaaagtaaaatcaacaaaaaaattggaaacacgtaaaattattttgaaatttacGACCATATACATAGAATATAGTTCCACGTTTTCGCAACGCTCACTTCACTTCACTTCACTACCTCTCTTTCTTCCATCACCTCTACTTGTCTCTCTCTCCTTGTTGCCGTCCGATCACGTCGCCGCCGCCCTCCTGCCCCCCGTCCGATCTCGACTCGACCGTGTCTCTCTTCCTGTCTGCCCTAATTTCTTTTGGATGGAATCAGAGCTAAAAGAATTCGCTTTTGATACcttgtacattttttttaactttctttttttactctttTGAACCGTTTAAATTCTCAGATATTGTCATTTTGGGAATCTGATTAGTTTACTTtgcatattattttatcatcaattttttttgtttttcttttatttttaattcccgttaaagcaaaaaaaaaagaagaaaaggataaaagaaaactcatttttttagattttgtaGCGAAAAAAGATGAGAAGAAGGTTGGGATTTTTACGGTTGGATGAAGATGTGGATTTCCTTGTATTAATCTACTGCTTTTGCGAAATGAGTTCTTTCGTGGTTTATGGCAATGTGGTTTAGATAGAAAACATTGTTACTTTGTCGTTTAAAAACATTGAAGCTTATTTTGGTgagcttttttttttctcagttTCTTATTGATGTGTGAATTGTGATTAATGTTTGTTTGAATCTTTGCAATGTGTTTTGttcaatgtgatatttttttttctgaattcaAGAAGCAATGTGTTGTATCTGATTGCTTATTTTTGAAGGTTCTAATTATTTGATGTTTGTTTACTGTGTGATGGAATGCTTGAATGGTTTTTAGCTTCTGCATTTAATTGAACACTTAATGATGTTTGAGTGTCTAATCATTTCATGTTTATTAATTACATGCATAGATATATTTTTGCTATAGTATTTTGGCTCGACAAGTGGTTAGACCAGTTAAACCATGAACCGATAGCTTCATCAGTTTGCTTATCAGTTCGGTTTTTAATCATTGGTTTGAACTTTGAACAAACATATTTTCGCTAACTCATTTTTCCTGAGACTAGTGAAATACTACTATCAGTTTCTGAGTTTTAAGATTGCTCAATGGTATTTGCAATAATGGTGATTGATCAATTTGTTCCTTGTTCTTTTCAATGTATTGAGGTTGTTTTTCTAATGTATTTTTAGGCTGGATACAATTTCTTCATTGATGGATTTCGTTCGTAACAATGTAAAAGAAAGAATGTCATTGCTTCCATCTGACTTTGGCTGAAGTTCTGTAGTTTTTAACAATAAGTTGCTACATGTTTGCTTGGCGatagatttatttatttgtggtATTGCTTTTGCTTGGGAGGTTTCTAATCATGTTTGTTTTTTCGTCggtttctatttttcatatttgTGATCAAGATTTTAAATCAAGATGTTTATACTAAAATTGACATGGGTGTCTTGATTGCAGAAAACCTTTTGCATAGGTAAAAATAAGTGTTATAGCTGTAGGAAATGGTTAACTCAAAAGAGCCAAAGAGAAGGGTTGCTTTTATTCTAGTTGATGGGGTGGGAGATGTATCACTGCCAAGATTTGGTTATAAGAATCCCTTGCAAGTTGCTAATGTCCCTAATTTGGATGCAATTGCATCGGCTGGCATCAACGGTCTAATGGACCCTGTTGAAGTAGGCTTAGGTTGTGGAAGTGACACTGCACATATCTCTCTGCTGGGCTATGATCCTATGATCTATTACCGAGGCCGTGGTGCATTTGAGTCCATGGGTGCAGGTTTGGCAATGTCACCTGGAGATATCGCTTTTAAAGTACGCACCATCTTTTCCGCTGTTACTATGCTTAAGGTCTTATTAGTTGATGCAGTTTTAGATTggaaaaattatcataatttctTTACACTACAGTTAAAGAATATTATTGTGCCTTAGATATTCAAACCTTTTCTTCTTCAACTCAAAAGGAATGCACAATCTCATAATAAGCAGCATTTTATAGCTGCATCCTATTGATCTTCACAATAGTTTGTCTTATACCAACTGGATACAATCTTAACTATTctgaattaataattaaaaacaatatgGCTGATTCTCATTTCACCCTTCATCTTTTTCTCTCAGACCAACTTTGCAACTCTTGATGAAAGTACTGGAGTAGTTACCAGCAGGAGGGCAGACAGGCATTTTGAAGAAGAAGGACCTGTTCTTTGTGCAGCACTGGATAGACTCAAGCTGCCTTCTTTTCCTCAATATGAAGTTAGAGTCAGGTGCATGTCGTTCTGGATTTTACATGTTTAGAAAACACCCTCACTTTGTTGAATAGTATTAAGCTAATGTTAAGAATTGCATCTAAGTTGAGCTGTGAATTCTAACCAGTTAGGCTTGTTCTATGATATGCTAATGCTACTGTTCATTGAGTATACCTAATGTGCATTATCATCTTTATAGGTATGCCACGGAGCATAGGTGTGGGGTGGTTGTTAAAGGCCCAAAATTAAGTGGATACATATCAGGGACCGATCCATTGAAGGATAATCGCCTACTTTTACAAGCTCAACCTCTTGATGATTCTGATGAAGCAAAGAATACGGCTGCAGTTATTAACGAGTTATCGAAAGAAATATCCCGCATTTTGGTTGGGCATCCTGTGAATGCTAGAAGAGTTGCCGAAGGAAAGAATATAGCTAATGTTGTCCTTTTACGAGGTTGTGGGATTCGAATTGAGGTAATCTTTGATAAATTGGGTATATGCTTCTACCTCTctcatttaataaattaaaaaaagtatggGCTGCCTTTTTGTTTGATTGGAAATTCCATTTTTGGATAATTGCTTCTgaacaaaaaatgacaaatcCAGGTCCCTCCTTTTGAAAAAATACACGGTTTGTGGCCTTGTATGGTTGCTCCTACCAAGATTATTGCTGGTTTGGGTTTATCCCTTGGTATTGATATTTTAGAAGCTTCAGGAGCAACAGGAGACTACAGAACCCTGCTAACCTCAAAATCAGATGCAATAGACAGAGCACTCTCAGCTCCTTCTAAATCAAGCCCCAATGTCTTTGTGCCTGGGGAAGATGAACATAAACCCGGCAGGCCTGATGGCTATGACTTCGGTTTCCTTCACATTAAGGTCGCGTTTTACTAATTTATGTCCATTCAGTTTGTCACTGATATAATTGTTCTTAGCATACATGGGTGGCTCTATACTTGTTTTCTGGAGTGGGATACTGTGCTCGTACTACTTTTCTTGCATATGTCGTACAAGAAAACATGTCATTATGCAGACTTAGTATTTGTGTGCGGAAAGTATGTTACTTTTCAGCTGCTTTGAGCTCCTGCTAGGATCTCAATCTTTATTTATCTGATTCAGTTCTGCTTACTCGTCTCCGCTcaatttgaatataaatatcTGAATTGTTTGGTTCTGTTGTGTTCTGAGTATTTCCAAACATGTGAAAATTGCAGGCAATAGATGATGCTGGTCATGATAAAGCAAGTGTATTCAAAGCCAAAGGCGTAGAAGCTGTTGATAAAGCTATAGGGCAACTAACTAAGCTCCTCTGGCAAGCAGAGTCAGCAGGGGAGTTCCAATATTACATTTGTGTCACTGGGGACCATTCTACTCCAGTTGAATATGGTGATCACAGCTTCGAACCAGTCCCATTTACACTGTGTCGTTTGAAAGACTTCATTGGTGCTGTGGGTGGAGATTCACATCTTTCTAATATCCCTCTCGATCCTTTTCCTCTTCCAACCGTTGAACCCGGTGAGGATTTAGCACATGCTGACAGAAGTCAAGAAGAGAAACAGGGCCGGGCTTTTAAAGGTGACAAAGTTTTCGAGTTCAATGAGATAGCAGCAGCCAGAGGAATTCTCGGACGATTTACTGGTAGCGAAATGATGGGAATCATAAAGGCATATCTCAAGCTTTCATAATAGCTCTTCCATCCACTTCTTCGTGGGTATTCCTTTTTTACCCTGTGACAAGACCGACTGTGCTGAAAAAATACGAGAGCAGATAGTTGCGTTGGAGGTTTTTGTTGCATGTTCCTGCAACTGCTTGTGTATTTCGCTTTCCGTTGGTTGAAAGAGAGACTCTAGTAGTTCGTTTCACTCACTTTGGAGACATGTCTTGGTACAGTTTATCagaaagtgaaataaaaacTTATGTTGGAATCCTTCTTAGCTCGAGACCAGTGTTATGAAAATTGCCCCTGGGCCGCGGGATCCACGTTCCTCCACCAGAAATTGTCCCGATGTAGGTCGGCAGAGCGAGATGCCGGGGTGAGGGCAGGCGATATATCATATATTCTCTAGGTGACGTTATATCTTTTTATACCCCTTGTGAAATTATCTCTCTTTATATCCTTATTATGTCACTTTATATCtctaattttgtttttaaatttgtaatttgaaaattcatttttattttaagttttaactttTAGTAATGTTAACTGCTCGAGACAATAATGTTTTGTAATAATCTCTGGCTTAACAATGCTTTGTACAATTGTACTACTCTGTTTTCTGTATAATCGAAGTGGCCaaatctttctctctcccccccCTGTATTATGCAGAAATTTCCCATAGTATTAGGCAGAGAATGATGAAGTGATTTAGGTACATATAGGTCGGTGGCCAATTGCTAACTTATCATTTAATTACTatttacaactaatttaagattataggattttagaaaacttGTGGTCTATAATTTTCCACatgtaattttcgtttttattaattaaatcgaaaaagataaaaaactaacaaattagggtttttgatgaaaatgtgaatatagtgttttaaaaatatcaacacaatgctcggagaatgttaacacattgcttatattgacattctaaatgtattatattgacatattttatatatcatgttaacatttgttgttgtacgaaaaaattaaaagtttttgatttttttttcaaattttgacatcagaacatatgcaagtgagacctcgttagaatccttatgaaattatctttaatttgatatatgttgtgcgaaaaaataatttaaatcgagaaagttatttGTGctttaaagttatgtgatatttttcaaaagttggttacaactaatttgttgtaaattgaccttaatacccttattgacgttttttgttaTCGTATTGACATTACGGGGCTAATGATCTAGACCcttaatttaaatatctaatgactattatttagttatagttagcaataTACAGGaatgagtaaaataaaagatatcCAAAATTGAGAATATTAGTAgtctttagagcatctccaatagcggcgagcgcaccggctcgccgatttttggcgctcgtcggtccgctcgccgaactattgcagccggcgagctcCAAATCAGCGAGAAAAATGGCGAGCGCACGCTGATTTCcgagcgctcgccgatcggctggccgctattgcaggctcccgatcggcgaacggaaatttttaatttttttatttaatgtttttttatgaaactcattcttggttgtttctcttttatagagatatccttgaatgttttatgttccactttcgatgtgggacaaactcattcttggttgtttctcttttatagagacatccttgaatgttttatgttccactttcgatgtgagacaaaatcattcttggttgtttctcttttatagagacatccttgaatgttttatgttccactttcgatgtgggacaaactcattcttggttgtttctcttttatagagacatcattgaatgttttatgttccactttcgatgtgggacaaactcattaatgaggatgttgtaatgtagttttaattttaatgaagtgtgtttttttaattaatgtatttttaaaattttaatactattattgaattttcccgtatctgtgtcgtaaattcaattccatatttttgtgattgtcaattatttgttttatataattttgagtgatgtgactaggctattgctaggctattgttgggctatttGCTTATCCTGATGATGtagcaggaggatttttagtgctaatgatgtggcaggaggagtttgtggctaggctatggctggactattcTTATAGTGGATGCCCTTAAAGGCGTGCAGCATCCACAAACCTGTATATTTTTTCCCAAACAACATCCTAGAAAAATGAAGATATGTCTTAACCTGTTTAGACATATAGAGCATCATAAAAAGCAAGAAGAATGCAAGCAATTTTTGTGTAAGAAATGGCGAGTGAAATTCCAGTGATCGATCTGCAAGACTTCCCGGCGACAGGGAAGCTGGTGGCTGCGTGCGAGGAGTGGGGATGCTTCCGGATCGTGAATTACGAGGGGATTCTGCCAGATTCTCTGCTCTGCGAAATGAGGCAAGTGGTGGGATCGCTGCTAGATCTGCCGGCCGAGGTCAAGGCCAGAAACCGCGACGTCATGCCAGGAAGCGGATACATGGCGCCGTCTCCGGTCAATCCGCTCTACGAGGCGCTCGGCCTCTACGACCCCTCTTCTCCTCAAGCTGTCGATGCTTTCTGCTCCGACTTGGATGCAACTCCTCAGCAAAGGTTTCAATTCTCTCACTAGTTAAttatgattgatgagaaaaagTGATGATTGTCAGCTATGAATTGATCAGCGATGTTATCTCCAAGTATGCAAGAGCAGTGAATGAATTGCTGGTGGATATTGGGGGTAAAATTGTGCTGGGGTTAGGTGTGAGAGGCTTCTCCTTTGATGATTGGTGTTGCCAGTTCAGGATCAACAAGTACAAGTTTGCCCCTCACACTGTCAACTCCCCTGGAGTGCAGCTGCACACTGATTCTAGCTTCCTCACTCTCCTGCACGACGATAAAGATATCGGTGGCCTCGAGGTTATGAAGCCCTCCGGCGAATTCCAGCCTGTCGATCCCTCCCATGGAACCCTTGTTGTCAATCTTGGTGATATTGCAGCTGTAAGTCAGATCTTATACGATAACTTTTCCTAATAATACACTGTTCTAACTTTTTTTGGGGGTTTAAAGGTGTGGAGCAATGGGAGATTCTTGAACGTGAAGCACCGTGTGATGTGTAAGGAAGCGGGCACGAGGCTTTCGATTGCTACCTTCTTGTTGGGGCCCAAGGCGGAGATGGTGGAGGCGCCACTGGAGTTGGTGGATGCCGAACATCCTCGTCTCTTTTCGGCCTTCACTTATCATGATTATAGGAAGCTCCGAGTGTCCAACAGGCTGCAGACTGGTGAAATTGTGGATTGCTTCCGCATTAATAAAGATTAAGGCAAACTTGTAACTggaatcaaatcaaatctatTGTAATGGGATGTTCAACCAATTAATTAAGGAATAAATAAAGCTATGTATCTTTGGACAGAATTGAATTTATTGTGAAGCTATAACTTTGTATATAGTGTATGTGTTTGAGAAACAAACTCACTAAAAACGTAAAACATGGAATACTAAAAGATAAGTAGTGAATTAAGGTTGATTGGATGAGCATTGAGGGCAGGAAAAGCAGCCTCTTCCAGCACAGTAGGTGCAAGAAAGTGAAGTGGATTTCTGAGAAACAATAGGAGTCAAAGGGAAAGGGCCTCCTTGTCTGATGAGTCCAGAGCCTTTGCATTTCCGACAAGCGATGCGATTCACA
This sequence is a window from Salvia splendens isolate huo1 chromosome 5, SspV2, whole genome shotgun sequence. Protein-coding genes within it:
- the LOC121802316 gene encoding uncharacterized protein LOC121802316; its protein translation is MFEQITASEVAGYAVGALLLSATISAPKIDSFISSSQRSSLGMCKRCGDVNRIACRKCKGSGLIRQGGPFPLTPIVSQKSTSLSCTYCAGRGCFSCPQCSSNQP
- the LOC121802416 gene encoding probable 2,3-bisphosphoglycerate-independent phosphoglycerate mutase, with product MVNSKEPKRRVAFILVDGVGDVSLPRFGYKNPLQVANVPNLDAIASAGINGLMDPVEVGLGCGSDTAHISLLGYDPMIYYRGRGAFESMGAGLAMSPGDIAFKTNFATLDESTGVVTSRRADRHFEEEGPVLCAALDRLKLPSFPQYEVRVRYATEHRCGVVVKGPKLSGYISGTDPLKDNRLLLQAQPLDDSDEAKNTAAVINELSKEISRILVGHPVNARRVAEGKNIANVVLLRGCGIRIEVPPFEKIHGLWPCMVAPTKIIAGLGLSLGIDILEASGATGDYRTLLTSKSDAIDRALSAPSKSSPNVFVPGEDEHKPGRPDGYDFGFLHIKAIDDAGHDKASVFKAKGVEAVDKAIGQLTKLLWQAESAGEFQYYICVTGDHSTPVEYGDHSFEPVPFTLCRLKDFIGAVGGDSHLSNIPLDPFPLPTVEPGEDLAHADRSQEEKQGRAFKGDKVFEFNEIAAARGILGRFTGSEMMGIIKAYLKLS
- the LOC121802315 gene encoding 2-oxoglutarate-dependent dioxygenase DAO-like; protein product: MASEIPVIDLQDFPATGKLVAACEEWGCFRIVNYEGILPDSLLCEMRQVVGSLLDLPAEVKARNRDVMPGSGYMAPSPVNPLYEALGLYDPSSPQAVDAFCSDLDATPQQSDVISKYARAVNELLVDIGGKIVLGLGVRGFSFDDWCCQFRINKYKFAPHTVNSPGVQLHTDSSFLTLLHDDKDIGGLEVMKPSGEFQPVDPSHGTLVVNLGDIAAVWSNGRFLNVKHRVMCKEAGTRLSIATFLLGPKAEMVEAPLELVDAEHPRLFSAFTYHDYRKLRVSNRLQTGEIVDCFRINKD